From the genome of Nakamurella flavida, one region includes:
- a CDS encoding amino acid permease, giving the protein MTTTENSSSSLDAEQVGYKQSLGRRHVQMIAIGGAIGTGLFLGSASRLNATGPALLISYATVGVIAYFLMRALGELVLHRQTSGAFVSYMREFFGEKAAYVTGWMYWLNWALTGIAELSAVAIYMTYWFPDLPRWTTVLVALAVVLIINLLSARAFGEFEFWASVLKVGAIVIFLVVGLVMVIGRFDIGDHRAGFDNLWSNPGGFWPTTGAYNWYGPILVMSGVVFAYAAIEMVGVAAGEMANPEREVPKAVNSVIFRIGVFYCGSILLLVSMLPTTEYTAGESPFVTVFTRMGIDWMGALIQAVLIVAALSSLNSGLYSTGRVLRSLGMSKQAPAFTLKMSKSGVPWAGIVMTSVVYVFGAILNAVEPDAFEIALEAAALGVIFTWGTIFVCQLRLRELVNKGVIPKSPFQMPGSPYTSYIGLVFLGLVLVGMAISGWQSSPEFWHKTTFIVIVIGIPLLALILTIGWKIVQPKVVANTEGRMGPHWTDEGASYPQDRSV; this is encoded by the coding sequence GAATTCGTCCTCGTCACTGGACGCGGAACAGGTCGGCTACAAGCAGTCGTTGGGCCGCCGGCACGTGCAGATGATCGCGATCGGTGGTGCCATCGGCACCGGCCTGTTCCTGGGCTCCGCGTCGCGCCTGAACGCCACCGGCCCGGCCCTGCTGATCAGCTATGCCACGGTGGGAGTCATCGCGTACTTCCTGATGCGCGCCCTGGGCGAGCTGGTGCTGCACCGCCAGACTTCGGGCGCGTTCGTCTCGTACATGCGCGAGTTCTTCGGGGAGAAGGCCGCGTACGTCACGGGGTGGATGTACTGGCTGAACTGGGCGTTGACCGGCATCGCGGAGTTGTCCGCGGTGGCCATCTACATGACGTACTGGTTCCCGGACCTGCCCCGGTGGACCACCGTGCTCGTCGCCCTGGCCGTGGTGCTGATCATCAACCTGCTGTCGGCGCGGGCGTTCGGTGAGTTCGAGTTCTGGGCCTCGGTGCTCAAGGTCGGCGCCATCGTCATCTTCCTGGTCGTCGGTCTGGTCATGGTCATCGGCCGGTTCGACATCGGCGACCACCGCGCCGGGTTCGACAACCTGTGGAGCAACCCGGGCGGCTTCTGGCCGACCACGGGCGCCTATAACTGGTACGGCCCGATCCTGGTGATGTCCGGTGTCGTGTTCGCCTACGCCGCCATCGAGATGGTCGGCGTGGCCGCGGGCGAGATGGCCAACCCGGAGCGCGAAGTCCCCAAGGCCGTCAACTCCGTCATCTTCCGCATCGGCGTCTTCTACTGCGGCTCGATCCTGCTGCTGGTCAGCATGCTGCCGACCACCGAGTACACCGCCGGGGAATCTCCCTTCGTCACCGTCTTCACCCGCATGGGCATCGACTGGATGGGCGCGCTCATCCAGGCCGTGTTGATCGTCGCCGCGCTGAGCAGTTTGAACTCCGGTCTGTACTCCACCGGCCGGGTGCTGCGCAGCCTGGGCATGAGCAAGCAGGCGCCGGCGTTCACGCTGAAGATGAGCAAGTCCGGTGTGCCGTGGGCCGGCATCGTGATGACGTCGGTCGTCTACGTGTTCGGCGCCATCCTCAACGCCGTCGAGCCCGATGCCTTCGAGATCGCCCTGGAGGCGGCCGCCCTCGGCGTCATCTTCACCTGGGGCACCATCTTCGTCTGCCAGCTCCGGCTGCGGGAGCTGGTGAACAAGGGCGTGATCCCGAAGAGTCCGTTCCAGATGCCCGGCTCGCCGTACACGAGCTACATCGGCCTGGTGTTCCTCGGGCTGGTGCTGGTGGGCATGGCCATCTCCGGGTGGCAGTCCTCACCGGAGTTCTGGCACAAGACGACGTTCATCGTCATCGTCATCGGGATCCCGCTGCTCGCGCTGATCCTGACGATCGGCTGGAAGATCGTGCAGCCCAAGGTGGTCGCCAACACCGAGGGCCGCATGGGGCCGCACTGGACCGACGAGGGCGCCTCCTACCCGCAGGACCGCTCCGTCTGA